The Bradyrhizobium oligotrophicum S58 genome contains the following window.
TTCGTCCCCGCTGGTTCGCGACACGACGAAAACCGTCATAAAATCAGGCTTTTCGTGCTATAATACCGCTTGAAACGGTTCGCGACCGTTCGGGAGCATCCGGCGTTTTCGGGTACACTGTGGGTACACTGGGAAGGCCGGGTACACTGGCGTGTCGCTCGATCGCGGAGGGCCTTCCCATGGATGAGCTGAGCGACACGAAGATCCGCAATGCCGCGCCCGCGGCCAAGGAATACGCGCTTGCTGACGGCCAGGGTCTCAGCCTCGTTGTCCGGCCCAACGGAACCAAGCTCTGGCTCTACCGCTACCGCTTCGCAGGTAAGCGCAAGAACCTGTCGTTCGGGACCTTTCCCGGCGTCGGCCTAAAGGCTGCGCGCGACAAGCGCCATGACGCCGAAAAGCTGCTCGACCAGGGGCAGGATCCTGTCGTCGTGCGCGAGGCCAAGCGGCGGGAAGACGAAAAGCTCAGGCACACGTTCCGAGCCGTCGGCGAAGAGTGGGTAACCACGAAGCTCGAGAAGGAGAACAAGGCCGAGGCTACGATCAAGCGCGAGCGATGGAATCTCGATCAGCTCTATCGCGAGATCGGGGACCGGCCGCTCTGTGAGATTGCCCCGCCGGAGTTGCTGACGGCATTGCGCCGCGTCGAGGCGCGGGGTCGGTTCTACACCGTTGGGCGGTTGCGATCGACAGCCTCACGGGTCTTTCAGTTTGGCGTCGGTGCCGCCTATTGCGACAGCGATCCTACCCGCGACTTGAAGCATGCCTTGACGAGGGCGCCCAAAGGCAGCCCGCGCCCAGCGCTGACCGACCCAGACGATGTCGGCGATCTGATGCGACGGATTGAGGTCTACGACGCCAAGAACGGCGGATTGGTGCGTTACGCGCTCAAGCTGATCGCCTTGACCATGGTTCGGCCTGGAGAGCTAAGGCTGGCGGAATGGAGCGAGTTCAACGAGGCGAACTGCATATGGCTCATCCCGGCTGCGAAAATGAAGATGCGGGATGATCATGAGGTGCCGCTCTCCCGACAGGCGCTCGCCGTGCTCGCCGAGCTGCGGCCCTTGACCGGCCGCGGCCGCTATCTGTTCTCGCATGACGATAATGTGCCGATGTCGGACAACACGATCAACAAGGCGTTGCGGATCATGGGCTATGACACCGGCCCCGGTGGCGACCACTGCGCGCATGGCTTTCGCTCGAGCGCCTCGACCCTGCTCAATGAAGAAGGTGTGTTCGACGGTGACGTGGTGGAAGCCCAGCTTGCCCACGAAACGGAGGAGAAGAAAAGACGGCGCCGGGACGAGGTGGTGCGGCGTCAGCTTGCTAAGGGAGATAAGAACAAGATCCGCGGCATCTATAATCGGGCGGCCTATTGGAACGAACGAGTCCGGCTTATGCAGCATTGGGCCGATCGTCTCGATCGTCTCCGCGAGCGACAGGGCGAGCCGCTGCGCAAATCTGCTTAGATTGCAGCGCGGGATTCGACCCGCGGCAGAGAGGCGTGATAGTCATCGATGCTATCGAGATCGATGAGCGTCTTTCCTCCCATTTTGTAGGCCCTGATTCGCTGCCGCGCGATCAGCTCGTATGCTTTCGTTTTGCCGAATTTTCCGTAGCGGCAACC
Protein-coding sequences here:
- a CDS encoding MerR family transcriptional regulator; this encodes MVNTNFPVQVPNPFDQDTSMGKTDSNNVKQRRLVEFKDGCRYGKFGKTKAYELIARQRIRAYKMGGKTLIDLDSIDDYHASLPRVESRAAI
- a CDS encoding tyrosine-type recombinase/integrase; protein product: MDELSDTKIRNAAPAAKEYALADGQGLSLVVRPNGTKLWLYRYRFAGKRKNLSFGTFPGVGLKAARDKRHDAEKLLDQGQDPVVVREAKRREDEKLRHTFRAVGEEWVTTKLEKENKAEATIKRERWNLDQLYREIGDRPLCEIAPPELLTALRRVEARGRFYTVGRLRSTASRVFQFGVGAAYCDSDPTRDLKHALTRAPKGSPRPALTDPDDVGDLMRRIEVYDAKNGGLVRYALKLIALTMVRPGELRLAEWSEFNEANCIWLIPAAKMKMRDDHEVPLSRQALAVLAELRPLTGRGRYLFSHDDNVPMSDNTINKALRIMGYDTGPGGDHCAHGFRSSASTLLNEEGVFDGDVVEAQLAHETEEKKRRRRDEVVRRQLAKGDKNKIRGIYNRAAYWNERVRLMQHWADRLDRLRERQGEPLRKSA